A region of Micromonospora chokoriensis DNA encodes the following proteins:
- a CDS encoding RusA family crossover junction endodeoxyribonuclease: protein MQDTRALALTFEVSGLPPVKTEALSIFAAGHRQATRVRTLLQAALTAAQRTGWTPLPGPVEVDLVLRCPPGHRTADASTLLGGVCAVLQDKKRVQSIGLSHLGVLVDVALYDDDRQIRRLSYHEEPAEDFSYQVRVAAAPNGV from the coding sequence GTGCAGGACACCCGCGCTCTCGCCCTGACATTCGAGGTGAGCGGCCTGCCACCGGTCAAGACCGAAGCGTTGTCCATCTTCGCCGCCGGGCATCGCCAGGCGACGAGGGTCCGCACCCTGCTCCAGGCCGCTCTCACCGCGGCCCAGCGCACCGGCTGGACGCCGTTGCCCGGGCCGGTCGAGGTCGACCTGGTCCTGCGATGCCCGCCCGGGCACCGTACGGCCGACGCCAGCACCCTGCTCGGCGGCGTCTGCGCGGTGTTGCAGGACAAGAAGCGGGTGCAGTCCATCGGCCTCAGCCACCTCGGCGTCCTGGTGGACGTCGCCCTCTACGACGACGACCGGCAGATCCGCCGCCTGTCGTACCACGAGGAGCCGGCGGAGGACTTCTCATACCAGGTGCGGGTCGCCGCCGCACCGAACGGGGTTTGA
- a CDS encoding VOC family protein has translation MIARFKDLCLDAADPLALGGFWARMLDADVADAGDGDTRVDPRSARSDAESIWVNKVPEPRVGRTRVHLDLRLADADPAALLADGARLVSEPGGGVDRWVLADPEGNEFCALPPCEGTRPGPVHLVVDTIDPTAQAAWWAGVLGGTVEYGPTEASVLGAAGLPWESWVFDGVTEPKTVKNRMHWDVELVDPRPDALVQAGATMLAEPTERSRWWVLADPEGNEFCAFAPRPTG, from the coding sequence ATGATCGCGCGCTTCAAGGACCTCTGCCTGGACGCCGCCGACCCGCTCGCCCTGGGCGGCTTCTGGGCCCGCATGCTGGACGCCGACGTGGCCGACGCCGGTGACGGCGACACCCGGGTGGACCCCCGCTCGGCCCGATCGGATGCCGAGTCGATCTGGGTGAACAAGGTGCCCGAGCCGAGGGTTGGCCGTACCCGCGTACACCTGGATCTGCGGTTGGCCGACGCGGACCCGGCGGCGTTGCTCGCGGACGGCGCCCGGCTGGTCAGCGAACCGGGCGGTGGCGTCGACCGGTGGGTGCTGGCCGACCCGGAGGGCAACGAGTTCTGCGCGTTGCCCCCCTGCGAGGGCACCAGGCCCGGCCCGGTCCACCTGGTGGTGGACACGATCGACCCGACCGCACAGGCGGCCTGGTGGGCCGGCGTGCTCGGCGGCACCGTCGAGTACGGGCCCACCGAAGCGTCGGTGCTCGGTGCCGCCGGCCTCCCCTGGGAGAGCTGGGTGTTCGACGGGGTCACCGAGCCCAAGACGGTCAAGAACCGCATGCACTGGGACGTCGAACTGGTCGACCCGCGACCCGACGCGCTGGTCCAGGCCGGTGCGACGATGCTCGCGGAGCCGACCGAGCGCAGCCGCTGGTGGGTGCTGGCCGACCCCGAGGGCAACGAGTTCTGCGCCTTCGCACCGCGGCCAACCGGGTGA